A section of the Alphaproteobacteria bacterium genome encodes:
- a CDS encoding DUF1499 domain-containing protein, which produces MAGLLAGCLKVPDSEKIDFTTLVPPDRPNWALACPPEECAGLAGTATPIMPLTPDRLAALADEVIRAGPDVAFLGRVPDRLQYHYVQRSRFFGFPDLVTFEAVPVAGGAGFYLYSRSVYGYGDLGVNRQRVQDLVGRIAARAGQK; this is translated from the coding sequence ATGGCGGGATTGTTGGCGGGTTGTCTGAAGGTGCCCGATTCGGAGAAGATAGATTTCACGACACTCGTACCACCCGACCGCCCCAACTGGGCGCTCGCCTGTCCGCCTGAAGAGTGCGCCGGACTGGCGGGGACGGCCACGCCGATCATGCCCCTCACGCCCGATCGTCTCGCGGCTCTCGCCGACGAGGTCATTCGTGCCGGTCCCGACGTCGCGTTTCTTGGCCGCGTTCCCGACCGCCTGCAATATCACTATGTGCAGCGCTCACGATTTTTTGGCTTTCCCGATCTCGTAACCTTCGAAGCGGTCCCGGTCGCCGGCGGGGCAGGGTTCTATCTCTATAGCCGATCAGTCTATGGCTACGGCGATCTTGGCGTGAACAGGCAGCGTGTGCAGGATCTGGTCGGCCGGATTGCCGCGAGGGCAGGCCAAAAATAA
- the sfsA gene encoding DNA/RNA nuclease SfsA, whose protein sequence is MDFDKPLIPARLIRRYKRFLADVRLDSAPDGAPVTVHCPDPGAMTGLTTPGARVWLAPARNPKARLPYSWEMIETASGLVGINTHHPNRLVREALDGGRIAPLARFGTLRAEVPYGENSRIDFLLSSARGPDTYLEVKNVHLRRNGTAPGGLAEFPDTVTRRGAKHMRELAAMTRAGHRAVVLYVVQRMDCDRFAVAGDIDPDYAAAAWAAREAGVAFLAYQCDLSLTALSITDPIPVIWPDRPPG, encoded by the coding sequence ATGGATTTCGACAAGCCTTTGATCCCGGCCCGGCTTATCCGGCGCTACAAGCGATTCCTGGCCGATGTCCGGCTCGACTCGGCGCCGGATGGCGCGCCCGTGACGGTCCATTGCCCGGACCCGGGCGCGATGACGGGGCTGACGACGCCGGGGGCGCGGGTCTGGCTGGCCCCCGCGCGCAACCCCAAGGCCAGGCTGCCCTATTCCTGGGAGATGATCGAGACCGCTTCGGGGCTTGTCGGGATCAACACCCATCACCCCAACCGGCTCGTCCGCGAAGCGCTCGACGGCGGCCGGATCGCGCCCCTCGCCAGGTTCGGCACGCTTCGCGCGGAAGTGCCTTATGGCGAGAATTCGCGGATCGACTTCCTGCTGAGCAGCGCCAGGGGACCCGATACCTATCTCGAGGTCAAGAACGTACATCTGCGGCGTAACGGCACGGCACCGGGCGGGCTGGCCGAGTTTCCCGACACCGTGACCCGCCGGGGCGCCAAGCACATGCGCGAACTCGCCGCCATGACCCGGGCCGGACACCGGGCGGTTGTCCTTTACGTGGTCCAGCGCATGGATTGCGACCGGTTCGCCGTGGCCGGCGATATCGATCCCGATTATGCCGCCGCCGCCTGGGCCGCCCGCGAAGCAGGGGTGGCCTTCCTCGCCTATCAGTGCGACCTCAGCCTGACCGCCCTTTCGATCACCGATCCGATACCGGTGATCTGGCCCGATCGCCCGCCGGGCTGA
- a CDS encoding Ppx/GppA family phosphatase produces MNDPDFLAPDSLDPPPLAVIDIGSNSVRLVIFQMLGAFPVVLFNESLSCRLGKGLDKTGRLNPDGVKMVFDNLPRFRAVCDAMDVSHMTPLATAAVRDASDGAEFVRAAARILGTEIQILTGDQEAVTSAEGVLRGIYDADGIVCDMGGGSMELAMVEKGTVGETVTLPLGSMRLEQPGSDRRRKMQDHVARELAGVSWLDQGSGRSAYLVGGAWRALARAHMHLSGYPVKMVHNYALSAQEAREAANVMLTIESAILGAVPRMSRKRIETMPSAAIGLLGVLDHMRPRQVVFSTYGLREGRIFGHMPPNGPEHDWFLAAAADYARRTIHESLSADVLVKWAEPLFEDASRAHRRIFLGACHLSNLGWADHPEDRAYHVMNRCLRIAVPGLDHPSRAFIALALFRRYNGELSDERLSRLDGLLSVAEKNEAVTLGLVLRLAYFISAGDSRVLAATRLHRADGKLVLSVGSVAQPFLGDVVHRRLDDLAKALGLNPVLVIEGEGGRADSRRA; encoded by the coding sequence GTGAACGACCCCGATTTTCTGGCGCCCGATTCGCTGGATCCCCCGCCCCTGGCCGTCATCGACATCGGCTCGAACTCCGTCCGGCTGGTGATCTTCCAGATGCTGGGGGCCTTTCCGGTCGTCCTGTTCAACGAAAGCCTGTCCTGCCGTCTCGGCAAGGGGCTGGACAAGACCGGCCGCCTCAACCCCGACGGCGTCAAAATGGTCTTTGACAATCTGCCGCGGTTCCGCGCCGTCTGTGATGCGATGGATGTCTCGCATATGACGCCGCTCGCCACGGCCGCGGTCCGCGACGCGTCGGACGGCGCCGAATTCGTCCGCGCCGCGGCCCGGATTCTCGGGACGGAAATCCAGATACTGACCGGCGACCAGGAGGCGGTGACCTCGGCCGAGGGTGTGCTGCGCGGCATTTATGATGCTGACGGAATTGTCTGCGACATGGGCGGCGGGAGCATGGAACTGGCCATGGTCGAGAAGGGCACGGTCGGTGAGACGGTCACGCTGCCGCTTGGCTCCATGCGCCTCGAACAACCCGGCAGCGATCGCCGGCGGAAGATGCAGGACCACGTCGCCCGGGAGCTCGCGGGCGTATCCTGGCTGGACCAGGGTTCCGGCCGCAGCGCCTATCTTGTTGGCGGCGCGTGGCGCGCGCTGGCCCGCGCGCACATGCATCTGTCGGGCTATCCGGTAAAGATGGTGCACAATTATGCCTTGTCCGCCCAGGAGGCTCGCGAGGCTGCCAATGTCATGCTGACCATCGAAAGCGCCATTCTGGGCGCCGTGCCGCGGATGAGCCGCAAGCGGATCGAGACCATGCCGTCGGCCGCCATCGGGTTGCTTGGGGTGCTCGACCACATGCGGCCGCGCCAGGTGGTGTTTTCCACCTACGGGTTACGCGAAGGCCGCATCTTCGGGCACATGCCGCCCAACGGTCCCGAGCACGACTGGTTCCTGGCCGCGGCGGCGGATTATGCGCGGCGGACAATTCATGAAAGTCTTTCGGCCGATGTTCTTGTCAAATGGGCTGAGCCGCTTTTCGAGGATGCCTCCCGCGCGCATCGCCGGATTTTCCTGGGCGCCTGCCATCTGAGCAATCTTGGCTGGGCGGATCACCCCGAGGATCGCGCCTATCACGTCATGAACCGCTGTCTCAGGATCGCCGTGCCGGGGCTCGATCACCCGTCCCGGGCCTTCATCGCGCTCGCGCTGTTCCGGCGGTACAATGGTGAGTTGAGCGACGAACGCCTGTCGCGCCTCGATGGGCTTTTGTCGGTGGCCGAAAAGAACGAGGCGGTCACCCTTGGCCTCGTCCTCCGATTGGCGTATTTCATTTCCGCCGGAGACTCGCGGGTGCTCGCCGCCACCCGGCTGCATCGGGCCGACGGCAAGCTCGTCCTCAGCGTGGGCTCGGTGGCCCAGCCGTTTTTGGGGGACGTCGTGCACCGCCGCCTGGATGATCTGGCCAAGGCACTCGGACTCAACCCCGTCCTCGTCATCGAGGGTGAGGGCGGGAGGGCGGATTCCCGGCGCGCCTGA
- a CDS encoding 2-oxoacid:ferredoxin oxidoreductase subunit beta, producing MTAERPLTAKDFTSDQEVRWCPGCGDYAILKAMQRTLPEFDTPFENYVFISGIGCSSRFPYYMSTYGFHTIHGRAPAFATGVKLANPELDIWLITGDGDGLSIGGNHLLHVLRRNVDMQILLFNNEIYGLTKGQYSPTSRLGTRSPSTPLGSVDAPVIPCAFALGAGARFVARSIDTAQKHLPEVFKRAHDHKGASFIEIYQNCIVYNDGAFTDFTDKTVAAERQLILTHGEPMIFGQNRDKGIYLDRDRLELRVVRIGEDGITEGDILVHDETNRTIATLLANAWGHDFPVAIGVLYCDPAPSYEKVVYDQISESNKRTPPGDLNALLRRGQTWTVDG from the coding sequence ATGACCGCCGAACGCCCCCTCACCGCCAAGGATTTCACCTCGGATCAGGAGGTCCGCTGGTGCCCCGGCTGCGGCGACTACGCCATTCTGAAAGCGATGCAGCGCACGCTGCCGGAATTCGACACGCCGTTCGAGAACTACGTGTTCATATCCGGTATCGGCTGCTCGTCCCGTTTCCCCTATTACATGTCGACTTACGGGTTTCATACCATCCACGGCCGGGCGCCGGCCTTCGCCACCGGCGTCAAGCTCGCCAATCCGGAGCTGGATATCTGGCTGATCACCGGAGACGGCGACGGTCTGTCGATTGGTGGGAACCACTTGCTGCATGTCCTTCGGCGCAATGTCGACATGCAGATCCTGTTGTTCAACAACGAGATCTACGGCCTGACCAAGGGTCAGTATTCGCCAACCTCGCGCCTCGGCACGCGGTCCCCATCGACGCCGCTGGGCTCGGTCGATGCGCCCGTCATCCCGTGCGCCTTCGCGCTGGGCGCGGGCGCGCGGTTCGTGGCACGGTCCATAGACACCGCCCAAAAGCACCTGCCGGAAGTGTTCAAGCGCGCCCACGATCATAAGGGCGCGTCCTTTATCGAAATCTACCAGAACTGCATCGTCTATAACGATGGTGCGTTTACCGATTTCACCGACAAGACCGTGGCGGCCGAGCGCCAGTTGATCCTGACCCATGGCGAACCCATGATTTTCGGGCAGAACAGGGACAAGGGTATCTATCTGGACCGGGACCGGCTGGAACTGCGAGTGGTCAGGATCGGTGAGGACGGCATCACCGAGGGCGATATCCTGGTCCATGACGAGACCAACCGGACGATCGCAACCCTGCTGGCCAACGCCTGGGGACACGACTTCCCGGTGGCAATCGGCGTGCTCTACTGCGATCCGGCGCCGAGCTATGAAAAGGTCGTCTACGATCAGATTTCCGAGAGCAACAAGCGAACACCGCCGGGTGACCTGAACGCCCTGCTGCGTCGGGGCCAGACCTGGACGGTGGACGGCTAA
- a CDS encoding molybdopterin-binding protein, with product MNGSVPPAESKSATVTAAMVIIGNEILSGRTADKNLNYLATKLTKAGVRLMEVRVVPDLEEMIVEAVNALRTRHDYVFTTGGIGPTHDDITAGAIARAFGVRLIRHPEAEALLRAHYSEDRLNEARLSMADTPEGADLVTNPVSAAPGFRMENVFVMAGVPTVMQAMTDEVVPRLRAGAPVLSQTVAADLGEGTVAAGLADIQTAYPALDIGSYPYFRDGKFGTSLVVRGTERAAIARAAAEIAALVTDLGAAPQIGEIE from the coding sequence ATGAATGGCAGCGTTCCTCCGGCCGAAAGCAAATCCGCCACCGTTACGGCGGCGATGGTGATCATCGGGAACGAGATTCTGTCGGGCCGCACGGCGGACAAGAACCTCAACTACCTGGCGACCAAGCTGACGAAGGCCGGGGTGCGGCTGATGGAAGTGCGCGTTGTGCCGGACCTCGAGGAGATGATCGTCGAGGCGGTAAATGCGTTGCGGACGCGCCACGATTACGTCTTCACCACGGGCGGCATCGGTCCCACCCATGACGATATCACCGCCGGCGCTATTGCCCGGGCCTTCGGTGTCCGGCTGATCCGTCATCCCGAGGCGGAAGCCCTGCTGCGCGCCCATTACAGCGAGGATCGGCTGAACGAGGCGCGTCTCTCCATGGCCGACACGCCCGAAGGGGCCGATCTCGTGACCAATCCCGTCAGCGCCGCGCCCGGGTTCCGGATGGAGAATGTTTTTGTCATGGCGGGCGTGCCCACCGTGATGCAGGCCATGACCGACGAGGTGGTCCCGAGGCTGCGCGCGGGCGCGCCGGTGCTCAGCCAGACGGTCGCCGCTGATCTCGGCGAGGGAACGGTGGCGGCGGGGCTTGCCGATATTCAGACCGCCTATCCGGCGCTCGATATTGGCAGCTATCCGTATTTCCGCGACGGCAAGTTCGGGACCTCGCTGGTCGTGCGCGGGACCGAGCGCGCGGCGATTGCGCGCGCGGCGGCCGAGATCGCGGCCCTCGTGACCGACCTGGGCGCAGCGCCGCAGATCGGCGAGATCGAGTAA
- a CDS encoding DUF1329 domain-containing protein translates to MTDSSLRHYGRQWPAALAAVFILTTGAAGAQAGDVAGGTLLTAENWDELKSKTLEGHAIEGLVPEPFRFQMREQGLTLELVEATPYPPDPGFEAATRQYAGDVTFDPETGEISGWKAGVPFPDVDALNDPHGAIKVVWNTQRGRRRGDTLFQDKYAFLLIDGNAGPDRVQVWEYRRFDMKGRYALGADPVLGDGSILEKEINIALLPQDIKGVGTFTIRYDTGQVHDSWAYIRDLRRVRRLSGGSWMEPIGSTDIMGDDFAGFSAYPTWYDKYEIIAKTHALVVANAVAPAWIPEGSTVAEQFPHLDLTTPPYWTVRDRWEIRPVYVINAIAPDGHSQSRKVLYVDTETWNIYYNFGYDRAGELQKIFLIANYPYPYVDQPGSAIYESYAMAMDFQRNHASLYAGPEEYMISGPLREEDVSLATLEAGGR, encoded by the coding sequence ATGACAGATTCTTCCCTTCGCCACTACGGACGGCAATGGCCGGCCGCCCTGGCCGCCGTTTTCATCCTCACAACCGGCGCGGCCGGGGCACAGGCCGGCGACGTTGCCGGCGGCACCCTTCTGACCGCGGAGAACTGGGACGAGCTCAAGAGCAAAACTCTCGAAGGCCATGCCATCGAGGGTCTGGTGCCGGAACCGTTCAGGTTTCAGATGCGCGAGCAGGGGCTGACCCTGGAACTGGTCGAAGCCACTCCCTATCCGCCCGATCCGGGGTTCGAGGCGGCAACGCGCCAGTATGCGGGCGACGTCACGTTCGACCCCGAAACCGGAGAAATTTCGGGCTGGAAGGCGGGCGTGCCGTTCCCGGATGTGGATGCGCTCAACGATCCGCACGGCGCCATCAAGGTGGTCTGGAATACACAGCGCGGCCGGCGGCGCGGCGACACGCTGTTTCAGGACAAATACGCCTTCCTCCTGATCGACGGCAATGCCGGTCCCGACCGCGTTCAGGTCTGGGAATACCGCCGCTTCGATATGAAGGGACGTTATGCCCTCGGCGCCGATCCGGTTCTGGGCGACGGCTCGATTCTCGAGAAGGAAATCAACATTGCCCTCCTTCCCCAGGACATCAAGGGCGTGGGCACCTTTACCATCCGGTATGACACCGGCCAGGTGCACGACTCCTGGGCTTATATCCGTGATCTGCGCCGGGTGCGCCGGCTATCGGGCGGGTCCTGGATGGAGCCGATCGGAAGCACAGACATCATGGGCGATGATTTCGCCGGGTTCAGCGCCTATCCGACCTGGTATGACAAATACGAAATTATCGCCAAGACCCACGCGCTGGTCGTCGCCAATGCCGTGGCGCCCGCCTGGATTCCGGAGGGCAGCACGGTGGCGGAGCAGTTCCCCCATCTGGACCTGACCACGCCGCCCTATTGGACCGTCCGCGACCGCTGGGAAATCCGGCCGGTTTACGTCATCAACGCGATTGCGCCGGACGGTCACTCCCAAAGCCGCAAGGTGCTCTATGTCGATACCGAGACCTGGAACATCTATTACAACTTCGGCTATGACCGGGCGGGCGAATTACAGAAGATTTTCCTGATCGCCAATTATCCGTACCCCTATGTCGATCAGCCGGGCAGCGCGATTTATGAATCCTACGCCATGGCGATGGATTTCCAGCGCAATCACGCGAGCCTTTATGCCGGGCCCGAGGAATACATGATCAGCGGGCCCTTGCGCGAAGAGGACGTCTCGCTGGCGACGCTGGAAGCCGGCGGGCGCTAG
- the map gene encoding type I methionyl aminopeptidase, whose product METPWTARDSEYELHGPEEFEGMRRAGRLAAETLDFITPHVRPGVTTEELNQLCHDFQVHAGARPAPLNYKGFPKSVCTSVNHVVCHGIPGDKRLKDGDIVNIDVTPILDGWHGDTSRMFYVGKVGVKMRKLVQVTYECLMKGIEAVRPGATLGDIGHAIQTHAEANRFSVVRDFCGHGLGRIFHQPPSILHYGEPGQGPVIREGMFFTIEPMINAGGFEVKVLEDGWTAVTRDRQPSAQFEHSIGVTAAGCEIFTLSPRNWHAPPYEQR is encoded by the coding sequence ATGGAAACGCCCTGGACGGCGCGAGATTCCGAATACGAGCTCCACGGCCCCGAAGAATTCGAGGGCATGCGCCGGGCAGGTCGCCTGGCGGCGGAGACGCTTGACTTCATCACCCCCCATGTCCGGCCGGGCGTCACGACGGAAGAGCTGAACCAGCTGTGCCACGATTTTCAGGTTCATGCGGGCGCCCGCCCGGCGCCGCTTAACTACAAGGGGTTTCCCAAATCCGTCTGCACTTCGGTCAACCACGTCGTCTGTCACGGCATTCCCGGCGACAAGCGGCTCAAGGACGGCGATATCGTCAATATCGACGTGACGCCCATATTGGATGGCTGGCATGGCGACACGAGCCGCATGTTCTATGTCGGCAAGGTCGGTGTGAAGATGCGCAAGCTGGTCCAGGTCACCTATGAATGCCTGATGAAGGGGATCGAGGCTGTGCGCCCGGGTGCGACGCTTGGCGATATCGGCCACGCCATTCAGACCCATGCCGAAGCCAACCGGTTTTCCGTCGTGCGTGATTTTTGCGGTCATGGGCTGGGCCGGATCTTCCACCAGCCGCCGAGCATTCTCCATTACGGCGAGCCGGGACAAGGCCCCGTAATACGGGAAGGCATGTTCTTCACCATCGAACCGATGATCAATGCCGGCGGGTTCGAGGTTAAGGTCCTCGAGGACGGCTGGACCGCGGTAACGCGTGACCGGCAGCCCTCCGCCCAGTTCGAGCATTCCATCGGCGTAACGGCGGCCGGTTGCGAAATCTTCACCCTCTCGCCCCGGAACTGGCACGCGCCACCCTATGAGCAAAGGTGA
- a CDS encoding SGNH/GDSL hydrolase family protein gives MAFEKASPRRRGRAIAGVALLFVACLAATEFYLATEAGSGGRETVFLGEKPAGGARHVRLREWQPRTTYLAPPPEIRRRNPGPTGARVADFYRLETDDEGYIRPVGTGGDGGLTLAFLGGSTTECLYVLPEGRLHAVAGATLAAALERPVAALNGAKSGNNALHSLHLLTGKMLSRRPDAVIVMHNINDLAALARLGTYWNGDGSLSPLIAEKTGAGAAFKALRDALIPHTYRAFKRLTRSPAREAEPAPPTAAQAPLGLQAGELHRWAHDFERALRQLVRVAQSWDSRAVLVTQVVAHGDAWGGRAGQGDYLAPGRLARQGFTPESFRAAHDRFNEIIRRVAAEEEAYLVDLAAGEGWDASLVYDRLHFTDAGARRAGRAIAEALIPAFHARPPDNE, from the coding sequence ATGGCTTTCGAAAAAGCTTCACCACGCCGGCGGGGACGGGCCATCGCCGGGGTGGCCCTGCTGTTCGTGGCCTGCCTTGCCGCGACGGAATTCTACCTCGCGACAGAGGCGGGCTCCGGCGGGCGGGAGACGGTCTTCCTGGGGGAAAAGCCGGCCGGTGGGGCGCGCCATGTCCGGCTGCGCGAATGGCAGCCGCGCACCACCTATCTGGCGCCACCGCCCGAAATCCGCCGGCGCAACCCGGGACCGACCGGCGCGCGGGTGGCCGATTTCTACCGTCTCGAGACCGACGATGAGGGCTATATCCGGCCGGTCGGCACGGGCGGAGACGGCGGCCTCACCCTGGCGTTTCTCGGGGGCTCCACAACCGAATGCCTGTATGTCCTGCCGGAAGGCCGCCTGCATGCCGTAGCCGGTGCGACGCTGGCCGCGGCGCTCGAGCGTCCGGTGGCGGCGCTGAATGGTGCCAAGTCCGGCAATAATGCCCTCCACAGTCTCCATCTGCTGACGGGCAAGATGTTATCGCGCCGGCCGGACGCGGTTATCGTGATGCATAACATCAACGATCTGGCCGCGCTCGCGCGGCTTGGCACCTACTGGAACGGGGATGGCAGCCTGTCCCCCCTCATTGCGGAGAAAACCGGCGCCGGCGCCGCCTTCAAGGCGCTGCGGGATGCCCTCATCCCCCATACCTACCGGGCGTTCAAGCGCCTGACCCGCTCCCCCGCCCGTGAGGCCGAACCGGCGCCGCCGACCGCCGCTCAGGCACCGCTGGGACTCCAGGCGGGCGAACTGCACCGCTGGGCGCACGATTTCGAGCGTGCCCTTCGCCAGCTCGTACGGGTCGCACAGAGCTGGGACAGTCGGGCCGTGCTGGTCACCCAGGTCGTGGCTCATGGCGATGCCTGGGGTGGACGGGCCGGCCAGGGCGATTACCTCGCGCCCGGCCGCCTGGCCCGCCAGGGGTTCACGCCCGAGAGCTTTCGCGCCGCCCATGACCGCTTCAACGAGATCATTCGCCGCGTCGCAGCCGAGGAAGAGGCTTATCTTGTGGATCTCGCTGCGGGCGAGGGCTGGGATGCAAGCCTGGTTTACGATCGGCTCCATTTCACCGATGCGGGCGCACGTCGCGCCGGCCGCGCCATCGCGGAGGCTCTCATTCCCGCCTTCCACGCGCGCCCGCCGGATAACGAGTGA
- a CDS encoding RidA family protein → MGKIDTRLTELGITLPQPQKAKIAKILGYAMTGNLLMISGQLPQWEGDIRFKGKVGQEFSLAEGQEAARLSALNVLGQAYKALDGDLDRVRRVVKVNGFVNCTPDFDEVAQVVNGASELIIDVFGDAGHHARVAVGATTMPFGVAVEIEAIMEVSP, encoded by the coding sequence TTGGGAAAGATTGATACCCGGTTGACGGAACTCGGCATTACCCTGCCGCAACCGCAAAAAGCGAAAATCGCCAAAATTCTCGGTTATGCGATGACGGGCAATTTACTCATGATCTCGGGCCAATTGCCGCAATGGGAAGGCGACATTCGCTTCAAGGGCAAGGTTGGCCAGGAATTCAGTCTCGCCGAGGGGCAGGAGGCGGCCCGGCTCAGTGCCCTCAACGTCCTGGGTCAAGCCTACAAGGCGCTCGACGGCGATCTCGACCGGGTGCGCCGCGTGGTCAAGGTCAACGGCTTCGTCAATTGTACGCCCGACTTCGACGAGGTCGCCCAGGTCGTCAACGGCGCTTCCGAACTGATTATCGATGTTTTTGGCGACGCTGGACATCACGCGCGGGTTGCTGTCGGCGCGACCACGATGCCGTTCGGTGTTGCGGTCGAGATTGAGGCGATCATGGAAGTGTCCCCCTAG
- the radC gene encoding DNA repair protein RadC encodes MSKGDPPSRPDQAGHRERLRDRFMKSGSDAVSDYELLELLLFPVIQRGDVKPSAKALLRRFDSFAGVLAASPAELQKIKGIGPQAAHALKVAQAAAIRMAREKVYKRPVLSSWNAVLDYVRVSMGFENIEQFRVLFLDKKNALLADEVQQKGTIDHTPLYPREVIRRSLEIGASAIILVHNHPSGDPTPSPADIDMTREVAEAGAKLGVTVHDHIIVARTGHVSLKSKGLL; translated from the coding sequence ATGAGCAAAGGTGACCCGCCCTCGCGGCCCGACCAGGCGGGCCATCGCGAAAGACTGCGCGACAGATTCATGAAATCGGGCAGCGACGCGGTCAGCGATTACGAGCTGCTGGAACTGCTGCTGTTCCCGGTCATCCAGCGCGGTGACGTGAAGCCATCGGCGAAGGCGCTTCTCAGGCGTTTCGACAGCTTCGCCGGCGTACTGGCCGCCAGCCCGGCGGAACTCCAGAAAATCAAGGGCATCGGACCGCAGGCGGCCCATGCGCTGAAGGTGGCCCAGGCCGCCGCCATCCGCATGGCCCGAGAGAAGGTTTACAAACGCCCCGTCCTTTCCTCATGGAACGCGGTGCTGGATTATGTGCGGGTTTCGATGGGCTTCGAGAATATCGAGCAGTTCCGCGTCCTGTTCCTCGACAAGAAGAACGCACTTCTCGCCGACGAGGTTCAGCAGAAAGGGACCATTGACCACACGCCGCTTTATCCGCGGGAGGTCATCCGTCGCTCCCTCGAAATCGGGGCGTCGGCCATCATCCTCGTCCATAATCATCCATCGGGCGATCCGACCCCCTCGCCCGCCGATATCGACATGACACGCGAAGTGGCAGAAGCGGGCGCGAAGCTGGGCGTGACGGTTCACGACCATATCATCGTGGCGCGGACGGGCCACGTCTCCCTGAAGTCAAAGGGACTTCTTTAG
- a CDS encoding lipid A deacylase LpxR family protein — protein MGLAMGLATGVAPALAADPEVDSAPTSLNLVVENDKFIPGATDRHFTNGLRLSWVSPVEAFPAWTRPLSHLIDLLAPDHGLARARWVGGAIGQNMYTPEDISRTDPIPDDRPYAGWLYGGLILTERRGDRRIDEIEIDLGVIGPGSLADETQINWHKVINSPRPNGWENQLKTEPGLVFLYRTKWRAALWQSPPLGALSAEGLELDIIPGANLSLGNIFTYAGGEVTLRLGDDLADDFGTHRIQPNLAGSSVLQPQDGFAWYLFAGAGARAVGHNIFLDGNTVSDSLNVNKNFLVADYQAGLAVRIYGVRLTYTHVWRSREFDTQTAGDRFGSFAISWNF, from the coding sequence ATGGGACTGGCAATGGGACTGGCGACAGGAGTGGCGCCGGCTCTCGCCGCGGACCCGGAGGTGGATTCCGCGCCGACCTCGCTCAATCTCGTGGTCGAGAACGACAAATTCATCCCCGGCGCGACCGACCGGCATTTCACGAACGGGCTGCGCCTCTCCTGGGTCTCCCCGGTCGAGGCGTTCCCAGCCTGGACACGACCTCTCTCGCATCTGATCGACCTTCTTGCGCCTGACCACGGACTTGCCCGCGCCCGATGGGTGGGCGGTGCCATCGGCCAGAACATGTATACGCCCGAGGATATCAGCCGGACCGATCCCATTCCCGATGACCGGCCTTATGCCGGCTGGCTCTATGGCGGGCTGATCCTGACGGAGCGGCGCGGCGACCGCCGCATCGACGAAATCGAAATTGATCTCGGCGTGATCGGCCCCGGCTCCCTTGCGGATGAAACCCAGATCAACTGGCACAAGGTCATCAACAGCCCGAGACCGAACGGCTGGGAAAACCAGCTCAAGACCGAACCGGGGCTGGTCTTCCTTTATCGGACCAAATGGCGGGCCGCTCTCTGGCAAAGCCCGCCCCTTGGAGCTCTGTCTGCCGAGGGGCTGGAACTGGACATCATCCCCGGCGCCAACCTCAGCCTTGGCAATATCTTCACCTATGCCGGCGGCGAAGTGACATTGCGCCTCGGTGACGATCTGGCCGACGATTTCGGCACACACCGCATCCAGCCCAATCTGGCGGGCTCCAGCGTGCTGCAGCCCCAGGATGGGTTCGCCTGGTATCTCTTCGCCGGAGCCGGGGCCCGGGCGGTCGGCCACAATATCTTTCTGGATGGCAACACCGTTTCCGACAGCCTGAACGTCAACAAGAATTTTCTGGTGGCCGATTATCAGGCTGGGCTCGCCGTCCGGATCTACGGGGTCCGTCTTACCTACACGCATGTCTGGCGGTCGCGCGAATTCGACACGCAGACCGCCGGCGACCGGTTCGGCTCCTTTGCGATTTCCTGGAATTTCTGA